The Acidithiobacillus ferrooxidans ATCC 23270 genomic interval CGAAACTATCCTGAGGTTTCGCAGCTTGTCCAAGACAACCCATATGTCGCGCCCATTCCGTCGCGAAATGGATAAACATCTGGCGAGTGCTCTTCGATTCCTTGGTCTGGGTTGATTGGCGTTTAAAGCGCGTCCGGTGATCTACAGCAATCCTAATGTCTTGCATAGTCACCTTGCCATGATCAATGCCAATGTACTCTGCGACAGCCCAGATCACCCAAGAAATCTTCTTGAGCATGGAGGGCGAGTAACCTACCTGCGCACAGTGTTTGAGAAAATTATCCCTCTCTTCTGCGAGCGGAGCCCCCAGATAACGCGCCAACGTAGTGGGGCGCTTGATAAGTACTTCCATCATGATCGACCGCCTTTTTCAACAAAATGGACGGTCATCATCCCATGAAGTCGACAAAATTATGTGGCGTAGATTTGACATGAGGCCTTGACCTATATGGGGACTTTCATTGGTCGCCACATATTTTAAAGCGCCACATAATGGTACTTATGTGGTCGGCCACATAAATACCAGAATGGGAAGCAGGAGTGCTTCTGGGGCCAGATCGAAGGTCGCCTGCTGCCCATGCTGGAGGGCGAAGAGGGGTTGACCCTGGGTGCCCTGAACCGGGCGACGCAGGCCTGGGTAGAGCGGGAGTATCATCGTGCCCGCCATAGCGAGATCGGCACTACCCCGCTGGCCTGCTATCTGGAGGGTCACAGTGTCGCCCGGGAATGCCCTTCCGTCACCGAGTTGTCCCGTGCCTTCCGCATCGAAGTCCGGCGGCGGCAACGGCGCTCGGACGGCACGGTGAGTCTGGAGGGCAAGCGCTTCGAGATTCCTGCCCGCTACCGCACCCTCCCGGAGGTCACCCTGCGCTATGCCCGCTGGGATCTGACCCAGGTCGATCTGGTGGAACCGCGCACGGGTACGGTCCTCTGCCCGATCCACCCGCTGGATAAAACCGCCCATGCCGACGGGGCGCGCCGAACCCTGAACCCGACACCGGACCTCAGCCCCTTGCCGGCCACCGGTATGGCCCCGCTGATGCGTCAACTACTCGCCGAATATGCCGCCACCGGCGTTCCCGCCCGCTATCTGCCCAAGGAGTAAACCATGAGTCAAACGTTACTGGCCCTCTACGGGCTCAAGTGGAATCCCTTCTCCGCCGATCTGCCCATTGCGGCGGTCAGTGTCCCGCCCAAAGTCGAGGATTTCTGCTGGCGGATAGAACATGCTCTGGTCCGGGAGGGGGGCTTCGCTCTGATCCAGGGCGATCCCGGCACCGGCAAGAGCGTGATCCTGCGCTTGCTGGCGGAGCGCCTGTCCCGGTTGCCGGATCTGACCGTCGGCGCCATCCATCACCCGCAGAGCAATCTCGCGGACTTTTACCGGGAACTGGGAGATATCTTTGCCGTCTCCCTCAAACCCAGTAACCGCTGGGGCGGCTTCAAGGCCCTGCGCGAGCGCTGGCTCGCCCATCTGGAGGCCACCCGCCGTCGCCCGGTGTTGCTCATTGACGAGGCCCAGGAGATGAATGCCCCGGTGCTCTGCGAACTGCGCCTGCTGTCCAGTGCCCGCTTCGATTCCCAGAGCTTGCTCAGTGTCCTCCTCGCCGGGGATGCCCGACTCACCGAAAAACTGCGCCGGGAAGAACTGGTCCCGCTGGGCAGTCGCATCCGGGTCCGTCTGCACACCGAGTCTGCCAGCCGTAATGAACTGCTCGGCTGCCTGGAACACCTGATGACCGAAGCCGGTAACGCCGGACTGATGACGGCAGGTCTCTGCCAGACCCTCTGTGATCATGCCATGGGTAATTACCGGGTGCTCACCCAAATGGCGG includes:
- a CDS encoding ExeA family protein; its protein translation is MSQTLLALYGLKWNPFSADLPIAAVSVPPKVEDFCWRIEHALVREGGFALIQGDPGTGKSVILRLLAERLSRLPDLTVGAIHHPQSNLADFYRELGDIFAVSLKPSNRWGGFKALRERWLAHLEATRRRPVLLIDEAQEMNAPVLCELRLLSSARFDSQSLLSVLLAGDARLTEKLRREELVPLGSRIRVRLHTESASRNELLGCLEHLMTEAGNAGLMTAGLCQTLCDHAMGNYRVLTQMAAELLAAATQRQLDQLDEKLFLELYGPAQQPARRKAAH